Proteins from a single region of Flavobacterium sp. YJ01:
- a CDS encoding ribonuclease E/G, with product MNKELIIRSSSEAVDFALLKDGKLIELHKEEEKSNFQVGDIFIAKIRKPVAGLNAAFVNVGFEKDAFLHYHDLGPNLASQLKFIKLVSAGKIKDFSLKTFQFEKEIDKDGIITDILSANQSVLVQVVKEPISTKGPRISAELSLAGRFIVLVPFSDRVSISQKIEDKKEKDRLKKLVLSIKPKGFGVIVRTVAEGKNVAELEKDLQNLLGRWSAMCKKLPTAHHPSKVLGELNRASSILRDVFNDTFSGIQIDDEELFHQTKEYLQEIAPSKQSIVKFYQSNDTPIFEKYNIERQIKTSFGRTVSMSKGAYLIIEHTEALHVIDVNSGNRSNKATNQEDTAMEVNMIAAAEIARQLRLRDMGGIIVVDFIDMSNPENRKVLFDFLREEMSDDKAKHKILPPSKFGLVQITRQRVRPEVNIKTREEDPNKVNGEIEAPILIIDKITSDLERLLKTHNKVVLNTHPFVAAYLSKGFPSLRSKWFFEHKKWVKIIPRDAYTYLEYHFYDKKGNVISE from the coding sequence GTGAATAAAGAATTAATCATTAGATCTAGTTCTGAAGCCGTAGATTTTGCCTTATTAAAAGATGGAAAACTAATTGAATTACACAAAGAAGAAGAGAAAAGCAATTTTCAGGTTGGTGATATTTTTATTGCCAAAATCAGAAAACCAGTTGCCGGACTTAATGCCGCTTTTGTAAATGTAGGCTTCGAAAAAGATGCCTTTTTACATTATCACGATTTAGGCCCAAACTTAGCTTCTCAGCTGAAATTCATAAAACTTGTAAGCGCAGGTAAAATAAAAGATTTCTCCCTAAAAACCTTTCAGTTTGAAAAAGAGATTGACAAAGATGGCATCATTACTGATATTTTAAGTGCCAATCAATCTGTTTTAGTTCAAGTAGTTAAAGAACCTATATCAACCAAAGGTCCAAGAATAAGTGCTGAGCTTTCTCTTGCCGGAAGATTTATCGTTCTAGTTCCTTTTTCTGATCGCGTTTCTATTTCTCAGAAAATAGAAGACAAAAAAGAAAAGGATCGTCTAAAAAAACTTGTTCTATCGATCAAACCTAAAGGATTTGGTGTTATTGTTCGCACAGTAGCCGAAGGCAAAAACGTAGCCGAATTAGAAAAAGATTTGCAGAACCTGCTTGGCAGATGGTCTGCAATGTGTAAAAAATTACCAACTGCTCATCATCCATCAAAAGTATTAGGAGAGCTTAATAGAGCTTCTTCAATATTAAGAGATGTATTCAATGATACCTTCAGCGGTATTCAAATAGATGATGAAGAGTTGTTCCACCAAACGAAGGAATATCTGCAAGAAATTGCACCTTCGAAACAATCGATTGTTAAGTTTTATCAATCAAATGACACTCCAATTTTTGAGAAATACAATATAGAGAGACAAATCAAAACTTCTTTTGGAAGAACCGTTTCTATGAGTAAAGGGGCTTACCTTATCATTGAACATACTGAAGCTCTTCACGTTATAGACGTAAACAGCGGAAACCGTTCCAACAAGGCGACCAACCAAGAAGACACAGCCATGGAAGTAAATATGATTGCTGCAGCAGAAATCGCAAGACAGTTACGTCTTCGAGATATGGGCGGAATTATAGTTGTTGATTTTATCGATATGTCTAATCCTGAAAACAGGAAAGTTTTGTTCGACTTCTTGCGAGAAGAAATGAGCGACGATAAAGCAAAGCATAAAATATTACCGCCAAGTAAATTTGGTTTAGTCCAGATTACAAGACAGCGAGTAAGACCAGAAGTTAATATAAAAACTAGAGAAGAAGATCCGAATAAAGTTAATGGTGAAATTGAAGCACCGATATTAATAATTGACAAGATCACCTCTGATTTAGAAAGACTTTTAAAAACCCACAATAAAGTTGTGCTTAATACACATCCGTTTGTGGCTGCATACCTCAGCAAAGGTTTTCCATCATTACGTTCAAAATGGTTTTTTGAACATAAGAAATGGGTGAAAATCATACCTCGTGACGCTTACACGTACTTAGAATATCATTTCTACGACAAAAAAGGAAATGTTATTTCAGAATAA
- the gldD gene encoding gliding motility lipoprotein GldD, protein MLNRILSITAILLALTVISCKNDVLPKPASYLRLDYPEAKYVNFENNCPFAFEMNEAAIIKGEKECGFAINYPKMKATIYLTYKPVNGNIDKLLRDAQKLTYEHVIKADDILEQPYLNPQKKVYGMFYQVDGNAATNSQFYVTDSTKHFLIGSVYFYAKPNFDSIMPAASYVKNDMQRLMETLKWK, encoded by the coding sequence ATGTTAAACAGAATACTTTCAATAACTGCAATTTTGCTTGCGCTAACAGTTATAAGCTGTAAAAACGATGTTTTGCCAAAACCGGCAAGTTATCTTCGTTTAGATTACCCAGAAGCAAAATATGTGAATTTTGAAAACAATTGTCCTTTTGCTTTCGAAATGAATGAAGCAGCAATAATTAAAGGAGAAAAAGAATGCGGTTTTGCAATAAATTATCCTAAAATGAAAGCGACAATTTATTTGACGTATAAACCTGTAAATGGCAATATTGATAAATTGCTTCGAGATGCTCAAAAACTAACTTATGAGCACGTTATTAAAGCTGATGACATCTTGGAACAACCGTATTTAAATCCACAAAAAAAGGTTTACGGAATGTTTTACCAAGTTGACGGAAATGCAGCAACAAACTCTCAGTTTTACGTTACAGACAGCACAAAACACTTTTTAATTGGTTCTGTATACTTTTATGCAAAACCAAATTTTGACTCAATTATGCCAGCGGCGAGTTATGTTAAAAATGATATGCAGCGTTTGATGGAAACATTGAAATGGAAATAA
- a CDS encoding transposase, with amino-acid sequence MEKDVFEAGQYYHVYNRGNNSENIFVEEKNYSYFLEKLKKYILPIADVYAYCLLKNHFHIVLRIKDKIDLPEKFKGKIHLPFSNLFNSYSKSINKAYNRTGSLFQEHLQRNRIENEEYLKQLILYVHLNPVKHKFFKDFHSYKHSSYCSYLSDKSSSIDREFILKLFNDLENFIFCHDERKLIYKGVLSDVNLLDQ; translated from the coding sequence GTGGAGAAAGATGTTTTTGAGGCGGGACAATATTATCATGTTTATAATCGAGGAAATAATAGTGAGAATATTTTTGTTGAAGAGAAAAACTACAGTTATTTTTTAGAAAAACTCAAAAAATATATTTTGCCAATTGCTGATGTCTATGCTTATTGTTTACTCAAAAATCATTTTCATATTGTTCTGAGAATAAAAGATAAAATTGATTTACCTGAAAAATTTAAAGGAAAAATACATCTGCCATTTTCCAATTTATTCAACTCTTATTCTAAAAGTATAAACAAGGCATATAATAGAACAGGAAGTTTATTTCAGGAACATTTGCAAAGAAATAGAATCGAAAATGAAGAATATTTGAAGCAATTAATCTTATATGTTCATTTGAATCCGGTCAAGCATAAGTTTTTTAAAGATTTTCACTCGTATAAACATTCATCTTATTGTTCTTATTTATCAGATAAATCAAGTAGTATCGATAGAGAGTTTATTTTAAAATTATTTAATGATTTAGAAAATTTTATATTTTGCCATGATGAAAGAAAGTTGATTTATAAAGGCGTGCTTAGTGATGTAAATTTACTTGATCAATAG
- the pbpC gene encoding penicillin-binding protein 1C, which translates to MKNKLKAFFQRIINWIKRNKIKSAIAFLLLLIYYFSIPRTLFKEPYSTVIESKEGELLGAKIAHDGQWRFPAQDSVPDKFKKCIVYFEDEYFYKHPGFNPGAMINAFKQNRKAGKVVRGGSTLTQQVIRLSRKGKNRTYFEKIIEIILATRLELGYSKDEILEMYAAHAPFGGNVVGLEMASWRYFGVQSNQLSWAENAVLAVLPNAPSLIYPGKNQIKLLKKRNRLLLKLHQEGIIDKQTYELSIEEPLPQKPYDLPQIAPHLLQRVAKNEEGILVKTTIDYALQNRVNQIARYYYNQYKQNEVHNLAILVIDVQTRNVMSYVGNSPTDKDHQKDVDIIDAPRSTGSILKPLLYGAMLDDGELLPNTLVADIPTQISGYTPQNFNLTFDGAVPAHRALSRSLNIPAVLMLQEFTVNKFYEELQKFKLKNINKTPDHYGLSLILGGAESNLWDLCRTYANLSSTVNYYTKNKGQYRTNEFAELNYKNDFKADFGSETNQKNILGAGSIWLTYNAMEEVNRPDGDEAWKFYDSSLKIAWKTGTSFGNRDAWAIGTNSRYVVGIWVGNATGEGRPTLTGVTSAAPILFDVFNLLPRQRWFDTPYNDLAEVEVCRLSGYLAKDNCPKIKQWVTKKGKSTKVCPYHRTIHLDKTEQFQVNSSCESIENIVTKNWFVLPPVMAWYYKSQHIEYLPLPPFKEGCEGTQTTTMDFIYPKANSKIYLTKDFNSNVQPVILKVAYSERDKELFWYVDDVYKATTKTFHELPITPTTGIHYITVVDASGNEIRRKIEIVRE; encoded by the coding sequence TTGAAAAATAAATTAAAAGCGTTTTTCCAACGCATCATAAACTGGATCAAAAGAAATAAAATAAAATCAGCAATTGCATTTCTGCTCTTGCTGATTTACTATTTTTCGATACCTCGAACTTTATTCAAAGAACCCTATTCAACAGTTATAGAAAGTAAAGAAGGAGAACTTCTTGGCGCTAAAATTGCACACGACGGACAATGGCGTTTTCCGGCTCAGGACAGCGTTCCAGATAAATTCAAGAAATGCATTGTATATTTTGAAGATGAATATTTCTACAAACATCCCGGTTTTAATCCTGGCGCGATGATCAATGCTTTTAAACAAAACAGAAAAGCAGGAAAAGTGGTTAGAGGCGGAAGTACGCTGACTCAGCAAGTCATTCGATTATCCCGAAAAGGAAAAAACAGAACCTATTTCGAAAAAATAATAGAAATTATTCTCGCTACAAGATTAGAATTAGGATATTCTAAAGATGAAATTCTCGAAATGTACGCTGCACACGCGCCTTTTGGAGGAAATGTCGTGGGACTGGAAATGGCTTCATGGCGTTATTTCGGAGTGCAATCGAATCAGTTATCATGGGCAGAAAATGCAGTTTTAGCCGTTTTGCCAAATGCGCCAAGTTTAATTTATCCAGGAAAAAATCAGATAAAATTACTAAAGAAAAGAAACCGACTTCTGTTAAAACTGCATCAGGAAGGTATAATAGATAAACAGACGTACGAACTTTCAATAGAAGAGCCTTTGCCCCAAAAACCGTATGATCTTCCTCAAATTGCGCCGCATTTACTGCAGAGAGTAGCTAAAAATGAAGAAGGAATACTTGTAAAGACTACGATTGATTATGCTTTGCAAAATCGTGTCAATCAAATTGCAAGATATTATTACAATCAGTACAAACAAAATGAAGTTCATAATCTGGCAATTTTGGTAATTGATGTTCAAACTCGAAATGTGATGAGTTACGTTGGAAATTCACCAACAGATAAAGATCATCAAAAAGATGTTGATATTATTGATGCTCCAAGAAGTACAGGAAGTATTTTAAAACCGCTTTTGTATGGCGCAATGTTAGATGACGGCGAATTATTGCCCAATACTTTAGTAGCTGATATTCCAACGCAGATTTCGGGATATACGCCTCAAAATTTCAATCTAACTTTTGACGGCGCTGTACCTGCACATCGTGCATTATCGCGTTCGCTGAATATTCCTGCAGTTTTAATGCTTCAAGAATTTACGGTCAATAAATTTTACGAAGAATTGCAAAAGTTTAAATTAAAGAACATTAATAAAACGCCTGATCATTATGGTTTGTCCCTGATTTTAGGAGGCGCCGAAAGTAATTTGTGGGATCTATGCCGAACGTATGCAAATCTTTCGTCTACGGTCAATTATTACACAAAAAACAAAGGGCAATACCGAACTAACGAATTTGCCGAGCTAAACTATAAAAACGATTTTAAGGCCGATTTTGGTTCAGAAACCAATCAAAAGAATATTCTGGGAGCAGGATCAATTTGGTTGACTTACAACGCAATGGAAGAGGTTAATAGGCCTGACGGAGACGAAGCTTGGAAGTTTTATGACAGTTCTTTAAAAATTGCATGGAAAACAGGAACAAGTTTTGGAAATAGAGATGCGTGGGCTATTGGAACCAATTCAAGATATGTAGTTGGAATTTGGGTTGGAAATGCGACGGGTGAGGGAAGGCCGACTTTAACTGGAGTTACGAGCGCTGCACCAATTTTATTTGACGTTTTTAATTTACTGCCAAGACAAAGATGGTTTGATACTCCCTATAATGATTTAGCCGAAGTTGAGGTTTGCCGTTTAAGCGGTTATCTGGCAAAAGACAATTGCCCTAAAATTAAACAATGGGTTACTAAAAAAGGTAAATCGACCAAGGTCTGCCCATATCACAGAACAATTCATTTAGATAAGACAGAACAATTTCAGGTCAATAGTAGTTGTGAAAGTATCGAAAATATTGTTACTAAAAATTGGTTTGTACTGCCTCCTGTTATGGCTTGGTATTACAAAAGCCAGCATATCGAATATTTGCCGTTACCGCCATTTAAAGAAGGTTGTGAGGGAACACAAACCACTACAATGGATTTTATTTATCCGAAAGCGAACAGTAAAATTTATTTAACGAAAGATTTTAACAGCAACGTACAGCCCGTAATTTTAAAAGTAGCTTATTCTGAAAGAGATAAAGAATTATTCTGGTATGTTGATGATGTTTATAAAGCAACAACCAAAACATTTCATGAACTGCCTATTACGCCAACAACAGGAATACATTATATTACAGTTGTTGATGCTTCTGGAAATGAAATTAGAAGGAAAATTGAAATTGTGAGGGAATGA
- the mutY gene encoding A/G-specific adenine glycosylase: protein MDFHNILIKWYLRNKRDLPWRKTVDPYQIWLSEIMLQQTRVAQGMPYFFSFTKEFPTVKHLADASEEKVLKLWQGLGYYSRARNLHKTAQFISNDLNGVFPDSYKELLKLKGVGEYTAAAIASFSYNESVPVVDGNVFRVLSRYFDIESDIALPATKKEFTALAQELMPKDNPAIFNQAIMEFGALQCVPKNPDCSVCDFNESCAALQKGKVNMLPVKSKKVKITNRYFNYLILEDSSGNTIIEKRTAKGIWHNLYQFPLLETESIVDFEVISKKAKEEIFSTYNIISIEDCHESTVVHKLSHQHLHIQFWKIKIKEKIENGIDAEKLKTFPFPIVIYNFIEKQEINC, encoded by the coding sequence ATGGATTTTCATAACATATTGATAAAATGGTATTTACGAAACAAGCGTGATTTGCCGTGGCGAAAAACGGTCGATCCTTACCAAATTTGGCTCTCAGAAATTATGCTTCAGCAGACAAGAGTTGCGCAGGGAATGCCTTATTTTTTCTCGTTTACTAAGGAATTTCCTACTGTAAAACATTTGGCAGATGCCTCAGAAGAAAAGGTTTTAAAACTTTGGCAAGGTTTGGGATATTATTCGAGAGCTAGAAATCTTCATAAAACGGCTCAATTTATAAGTAATGATTTAAATGGAGTTTTTCCTGATTCGTATAAAGAACTTTTGAAACTTAAAGGAGTTGGCGAATATACAGCTGCTGCGATTGCTTCTTTTTCTTATAATGAATCTGTTCCTGTTGTAGACGGAAATGTATTTCGTGTCTTATCGCGTTATTTTGATATCGAATCTGATATTGCGCTGCCAGCAACTAAAAAAGAGTTTACCGCTTTGGCGCAAGAATTAATGCCAAAAGATAATCCTGCGATTTTTAATCAGGCAATTATGGAGTTTGGAGCTTTGCAATGCGTGCCTAAAAATCCAGATTGTTCTGTTTGTGATTTTAATGAAAGCTGCGCAGCATTACAAAAAGGAAAAGTAAATATGCTTCCCGTAAAATCTAAAAAGGTAAAAATTACCAATAGATACTTTAATTATTTGATTTTAGAAGATTCTTCTGGAAATACCATAATAGAAAAAAGAACGGCAAAAGGAATCTGGCATAATTTATATCAATTTCCTCTTTTAGAAACAGAATCTATTGTAGATTTTGAGGTGATTTCAAAAAAAGCAAAGGAAGAAATTTTTTCTACCTATAATATAATAAGTATAGAAGATTGTCATGAATCGACAGTTGTACACAAACTTTCGCATCAACATCTTCATATACAATTTTGGAAAATTAAAATAAAAGAGAAAATTGAAAACGGAATTGATGCCGAAAAATTAAAAACTTTTCCTTTCCCTATTGTGATTTATAATTTTATAGAAAAGCAGGAAATAAATTGCTAA
- a CDS encoding heavy metal-associated domain-containing protein — translation MKISKILIAATIAGLVFVSCKKEEDKSLQVVNAEKSAPKEHKPIAAENLQTASFTIDGMTCAVGCAKTIEEELANLDGVEKAAVDFDKKTATISFDKTIQNPESLTKVVQETGDGKTYKVSNFKS, via the coding sequence ATGAAAATTTCAAAAATCTTAATCGCTGCCACAATCGCTGGTTTAGTATTTGTTAGCTGCAAAAAAGAAGAAGACAAAAGCCTTCAAGTTGTAAATGCAGAAAAAAGCGCTCCAAAAGAACACAAACCAATCGCGGCTGAAAACCTTCAAACAGCAAGTTTCACAATCGACGGAATGACTTGTGCTGTTGGATGCGCCAAAACAATCGAAGAAGAATTAGCAAATCTTGACGGAGTTGAAAAAGCTGCTGTTGATTTTGATAAAAAAACAGCAACAATAAGTTTTGACAAAACCATCCAAAACCCAGAATCTTTAACAAAAGTGGTTCAGGAAACGGGAGATGGAAAAACATATAAAGTTTCGAATTTTAAGTCTTAA
- the ssb gene encoding single-stranded DNA-binding protein — MNGTLNKVMLIGHLGDDVKMHYFDGGNCIGRFQLATNEVYINKTTNEKITSTEWHNLVVRNKAAEICEKYLSKGDKIYVEGRIKSRQWQAEDGTTKYTTEIQVTEFTFLTTKKETAHTKQNQDTESVKNTNFDAANEGLPINDLPF; from the coding sequence ATGAACGGAACATTAAATAAAGTGATGCTTATTGGCCATTTGGGAGATGATGTAAAGATGCATTATTTTGATGGAGGAAACTGTATCGGACGGTTTCAGTTGGCTACTAATGAAGTTTATATTAATAAAACAACCAACGAAAAGATTACTTCGACAGAGTGGCACAATTTGGTTGTTCGCAATAAAGCAGCAGAAATCTGCGAAAAATATCTTTCTAAAGGAGATAAAATTTATGTAGAAGGAAGAATAAAATCTCGCCAATGGCAAGCTGAAGACGGTACAACAAAATATACAACCGAAATTCAGGTTACCGAGTTTACTTTCCTGACAACCAAAAAAGAAACTGCACATACAAAACAAAATCAAGATACAGAGTCAGTAAAAAACACTAACTTTGATGCTGCAAATGAAGGGCTTCCAATTAACGACTTGCCTTTCTAA
- a CDS encoding HU family DNA-binding protein, protein MTKADIVAKISEKLGLEKGDVQATVETFMEEVKTSLETGDNVYLRGFGSFIVKTRAEKTGRNISKNTTIKIPAHNIPAFKPAKVFVEGVKTNNEAK, encoded by the coding sequence ATGACGAAAGCAGATATCGTAGCGAAAATTTCAGAGAAACTAGGTCTTGAAAAAGGAGACGTTCAAGCAACAGTAGAAACTTTTATGGAAGAAGTTAAAACTTCTTTAGAAACTGGAGACAATGTTTACCTAAGAGGTTTTGGTAGTTTTATCGTAAAAACTAGAGCTGAAAAGACTGGAAGAAACATTTCTAAAAACACTACAATTAAAATTCCAGCACACAACATTCCTGCGTTTAAACCTGCAAAAGTTTTTGTAGAAGGAGTTAAAACAAACAACGAAGCAAAATAA
- a CDS encoding gliding motility-associated protein GldE, producing the protein MDPEPSLLFTTNFDANFIIGFVAILILLFLSAIVSGAEVALFSLSQKDIEDTLNDNLVKGKIISNLLDRPKKLLATLLVANNFFNIGVVILFAYMGPNIFANVSSVALRFTLEVILVTFLILLFGEVLPKVYASRNSVRFAKGVAYPLAFLDKVLSPISLPMRALTLYLQNKLGKQKNNFSINQLSQALELTDSEGTSTEEQKILEGIVSFGNTDTKQVMSPRIDIFALEISETFAEIYPKIIETGFSRIPVYRDNIDQIEGVLFVKDLLPHIDKEEFDWASLIREAFFVPENKKLDNLLKDFQSLKSHLAIVVDEYGGTSGLVSLEDVIEEIVGDISDEFDDENLNFSQIDEKNFLFEGKINLKDFYRIVDVDEDIFESHKGEAETLAGFILEILGNFPKKDQKVPFENCVFTVETVDKKRVKQIKVTIN; encoded by the coding sequence TTGGACCCAGAGCCCAGTTTACTTTTTACTACAAATTTTGACGCTAATTTTATAATTGGTTTCGTCGCAATACTCATTTTATTATTTCTTTCAGCGATCGTTTCAGGTGCTGAAGTTGCTCTTTTTTCTTTATCTCAAAAAGATATTGAGGATACTTTAAATGATAATCTTGTTAAAGGCAAAATTATTTCCAACTTATTAGATAGACCTAAAAAACTTCTGGCAACTTTGCTTGTTGCTAATAATTTCTTCAATATTGGCGTTGTCATTTTGTTTGCTTACATGGGACCGAATATTTTTGCTAATGTTAGTTCTGTTGCGCTTAGATTTACTCTTGAAGTAATTTTGGTTACTTTTTTAATTTTGCTTTTTGGCGAGGTCCTTCCAAAAGTTTATGCGAGCCGTAATAGTGTGCGTTTTGCAAAAGGAGTTGCTTATCCGTTAGCTTTTTTAGATAAAGTGCTTTCGCCGATAAGTTTGCCAATGAGAGCGCTTACTTTATATTTGCAGAATAAATTAGGAAAACAAAAGAATAATTTTTCAATCAATCAACTTTCTCAGGCTTTAGAATTGACCGATTCTGAAGGGACTTCTACAGAAGAACAAAAAATTCTGGAAGGAATTGTTTCTTTCGGAAATACCGACACAAAACAAGTTATGAGTCCGAGAATTGATATTTTTGCATTAGAAATATCAGAGACTTTTGCAGAGATTTATCCTAAAATAATCGAAACTGGATTCTCGAGAATTCCGGTTTATCGTGATAATATTGATCAGATTGAAGGAGTGCTTTTTGTAAAAGATTTATTGCCTCATATTGATAAAGAAGAATTTGATTGGGCATCTTTAATTCGAGAAGCTTTCTTTGTTCCGGAGAATAAAAAACTTGATAATTTATTAAAAGATTTTCAGAGTTTAAAAAGTCATTTGGCAATTGTTGTAGACGAATATGGCGGGACTTCAGGCTTAGTTTCTTTAGAAGATGTAATTGAAGAAATAGTTGGAGATATTAGTGATGAATTTGATGACGAAAATCTGAATTTCTCGCAGATTGATGAAAAAAATTTCCTTTTTGAGGGAAAAATAAACCTTAAAGATTTTTATAGAATTGTAGATGTTGATGAAGATATTTTTGAATCTCACAAAGGAGAAGCAGAAACTTTGGCAGGATTTATTCTAGAAATATTAGGTAATTTTCCGAAAAAAGATCAAAAAGTGCCTTTTGAAAACTGTGTTTTTACTGTAGAAACAGTTGATAAAAAACGTGTAAAACAAATAAAAGTAACCATAAATTAA